In Raphanus sativus cultivar WK10039 chromosome 5, ASM80110v3, whole genome shotgun sequence, the following proteins share a genomic window:
- the LOC108862496 gene encoding patellin-4, translating to MTAEVKVEEKQVESEVVIASAVVELETTVKDVVEEEETKVEEDESKPKVVEKSSSFKEESDFFSDLKESEKKALSDLKTKLEEAIVENTLFKKKKESPVKVVEKKKEVEEKKSEPVVSEEEAKAETAEAVVAEESSKEEAKTDAVMTEEVKTDAVVTEEAKAEAVVEKESPKEEVKTEEAEVVDTKEEVKPEDAGEEKKSEAVVTKEVKAETVEQEEEEDEIVDNDIELWGVPLLPSKGAEGTDVILLKFLRARDFKVNEAFEMLKKTLKWRKEQKIDSVLGEDFGEDLASAAYMNGLDRESRPVCYNVYSVFGNEELYQKTFGSEQSRENLLRWRFQLMEKGIQKLVLKPGGVTSLLQIHDLKNCPGLFKKELWVAIKNATVALQDNYPELVSRNVFINVPFWFYASSTLLSPFLTQRTKSKFVVTRPANVTETLLKYIPAEEIPVQYGGFQRDDDAEFSNEVVSEVVVKPGSSETIEIPATQTQGTLVWDVVVLGWEVNYKEEFVPTDEGAYTIIVQKDKKIGSNEGPVRNSFKNSESGKIVLTVDNVSSKKKKRVLYRYRTKTESSC from the exons ATGACTGCGGAAGTTAAGGTTGAGGAGAAGCAGGTGGAGTCAGAGGTTGTTATTGCCTCTGCGGTGGTAGAGTTGGAGACAACAGTGAAGGATGTtgtggaggaggaagagactaaggttgaagaagatgagagcAAGCCTAAAGTTGTGGAGAAGAGTTCTTCTTTCAAAGAAGAGAGTGATTTCTTCTCTGATTTGAAGGAGTCTGAGAAGAAGGCTCTGAGCGATCTCAAGACAAAGCTTGAGGAAGCCATTGTCGAGAACACGTtgtttaagaagaagaaggagtcTCCTGTGAAGGTGGtcgagaagaagaaggaagtagaggagaagaagagtgaGCCTGTTGTTTCTGAAGAAGAAGCGAAAGCTGAGACTGCTGAAGCTGTCGTTGCTGAGGAAAGCTCTAAAGAAGAAGCCAAGACCGATGCTGTTATGACCGAGGAAGTGAAGACTGATGCTGTTGTGACCGAAGAGGCGAAAGCTGAGGCTGTTGTTGAAAAGGAAAGCCCCAAAGAAGAAGTAAAGACCGAGGAGGCTGAAGTTGTCGACACTAAGGAGGAAGTGAAACCTGAGGATgcaggagaagagaagaaaagcgAGGCTGTTGTTACCAAAGAAGTCAAAGCTGAGACTGTAGAgcaggaggaagaagaagatgagattgTGGATAACGATATCGAGCTATGGGGAGTGCCATTGCTTCCAAGCAAGGGAGCCGAAGGCACTGATGTAATCCTCTTGAAGTTCTTGAGAGCAAGAGACTTCAAAGTCAATGAAGCCTTTGAGATGCTGAAGAAGACCCTCAAATGGAGGAAGGAACAGAAGATTGATTCGGTCCTTGGGGAAGACTTCGGGGAGGATCTTGCCTCTGCTGCTTATATGAACGGTCTGGACCGTGAATCACGCCCGGTCTGTTACAATGTCTACAGCGTTTTCGGTAACGAGGAGCTTTACCAGAAGACATTTGGATCAGAGCAAAGCAGAGAGAATCTGTTGAGATGGAGGTTTCAGCTGATGGAAAAGGGAATCCAGAAGCTTGTTCTGAAACCAGGAGGTGTTACTTCTCTTCTCCAGATCCATGATCTCAAAAACTGCCCTGGACTGTTCAAGAAAGAGCTATGGGTCGCCATCAAGAACGCGACAGTAGCTTTGCAGGACAACTACCCGGAACTCGTTTCCAGAAAC GTATTCATCAATGTTCCCTTCTGGTTCTACGCCAGCAGCACTCTCTTGTCTCCATTCTTAACTCAAAGAACCAAGAGCAAGTTTGTTGTGACTCGTCCAGCTAATGTCACCGAGACTCTTCTCAA GTACATTCCAGCAGAGGAGATCCCGGTTCAGTACGGTGGTTTCCAAAGAGATGATGATGCTGAGTTCTCAAACGAAGTGGTTTCTGAAGTTGTTGTTAAGCCTGGATCATCTGAAACCATTGAGATTCCAGCTACTCAG aCTCAAGGAACATTGGTTTGGGACGTTGTTGTTTTGGGATGGGAAGTGAATTACAAGGAAGAGTTTGTGCCAACAGATGAAGGAGCTTACACCATAATTGTCCAAAAGGACAAGAAGATTGGATCAAACGAAGGACCGGTCAGGAACAGTTTCAAGAACAGTGAGTCTGGTAAGATTGTTCTCACCGTTGACAATGTCTctagcaagaagaagaagagagttcTGTACAGGTACAGAACCAAGACAGAGTCCTCCTGTTGA
- the LOC108857131 gene encoding berberine bridge enzyme-like 8, with protein sequence MKRSRTALLAVIFFVIIIWESNSSLAYYETFTQCLTTNSDPKHPISPAVLYAGNRSYSSVLEANIHNLRLNSSTTPKPFLIIAATHESHVQAAVTCGKRHNLQMKIRSGGHDYDGLSYVSYSGHPFFVLDMFNLRSVDVDLASKTAWVQSGAILGEVYYHIWEKSKTLAYPAGVCPTVGVGGHISGGGYGNMMRKYGLTIDNTVDARMVDVNGKILDRKLMGEDLFWAINGGGGGSFGVVLAYRINLVEVPETVTVFRVTRTLEQNATEIVHRWQHVAPDLPDEIFIRTTMEVVNGTVSSQKTVRATFLALFLGDASTLLSILNRRLPELGLVRSDCTETSWIQSVLFWTNVQVGTPEKVLLERNKILRYLKRKSDFVLEPISRTGLDSIWRKMIELETPTALAFNPYGGMMAKISPTATPFPYRAGNLCKIQYFTDWRDDRLTNRYMELTRKLYRFMTPFVSKNPRQSFFNYRDIELGTNSHKIRSYVEGKRYGEKYFAGNFERLVEIKTRVDSGNFFRNENSIPVKPYFSS encoded by the exons ATGAAACGCTCAAGAACAGCATTGCTTGCTGTTAtcttctttgtcatcatcaTATGGGAATCAAACTCTTCACTGGCATATTACGAGACTTTCACACAATGCCTAACCACAAATTCCGACCCCAAACATCCCATTTCCCCGGCCGTGTTATACGCCGGAAACCGCTCCTACTCCTCTGTACTAGAAGCCAACATCCATAACCTCCGCTTAAACAGCTCCACAACTCCGAAACCCTTCCTCATAATCGCCGCAACACACGAATCACACGTTCAAGCCGCGGTTACCTGTGGCAAACGCCACAACCTTCAGATGAAAATCAGAAGTGGCGGCCACGACTACGACGGCTTGTCCTACGTTTCGTATTCTGGCCATCCATTCTTTGTCCTCGACATGTTTAATCTCCGGTCGGTTGATGTTGACCTAGCGAGTAAAACCGCGTGGGTCCAAAGCGGTGCCATTCTCGGAGAGGTTTATTACCATATATGGGAGAAGAGCAAAACGCTAGCTTATCCCGCCGGGGTTTGTCCGACGGTTGGTGTAGGCGGCCATATTAGCGGCGGAGGGTACGGTAACATGATGAGGAAGTACGGTCTCACCATCGATAATACTGTCGATGCAAGAATGGTTGACGTCAATG GAAAAATTTTGGATAGAAAGTTGATGGGAGAGGATCTCTTCTGGGCTAtcaacggaggaggaggaggaagcttCGGCGTCGTTTTAGCCTACAGAATAAACCTCGTCGAAGTCCCTGAAACCGTCACCGTTTTCAGAGTCACCCGGACGTTGGAGCAGAACGCGACGGAGATTGTTCACCGGTGGCAACATGTCGCGCCAGATCTTCCAGACGAGATCTTCATACGAACAACCATGGAAGTTGTAAACGGCACCGTTTCTTCACAAAAGACTGTCAGGGCAACATTCTTAGCTTTGTTCCTCGGGGACGCATCCACGCTTTTGTCGATACTAAACCGGAGATTACCAGAACTAGGTCTGGTCCGGTCCGACTGTACCGAGACGAGCTGGATCCAATCAGTGCTTTTCTGGACTAATGTCCAAGTGGGTACGCCGGAGAAAGTTCTGCTGGAGAGGAATAAAATCTTGAGGTATCTCAAGAGGAAATCGGATTTCGTTCTTGAACCGATCTCAAGAACCGGTTTAGATTCGATTTGGAGGAAGATGATCGAGCTTGAGACTCCGACGGCTTTAGCTTTCAATCCATACGGAGGCATGATGGCTAAGATATCGCCGACGGCTACTCCGTTCCCATACAGAGCAGGCAACCTCTGTAAGATTCAGTACTTTACTGATTGGAGAGACGATAGATTAACAAACCGGTACATGGAACTGACGAGGAAGTTGTACCGGTTCATGACTCCTTTTGTTTCCAAGAATCCGAGACAGTCATTTTTTAATTATCGGGATATTGAATTGGGAACCAATTCTCACAAAATCAGGAGCTATGTTGAAGGTAAACGATACGGGGAGAAATATTTCGCCGGAAATTTCGAGAGGTTGGTGGAGATCAAGACTAGAGTTGATAGTGGTAACTTCTTCAGGAATGAAAATAGTATTCCTGTGAAACCATATTTCAGTAGTTGA